The sequence GGTCGGCGTCCTTGAGCGCCTCCACCATGTCCGAGGTGCTGACCAGCTCCCGGTCGATCATCTCTCCCAGCCTGGCGGCCAAGTCGCGCTGGCGCTTGGGAAAGACGCCCTGTACCGTCACCGGGCCCACCTTCACCGGTCGGCGGGGGTGGAAGAGCATCTTTACGGCCAGGTGGTTGGTGAACCAGCCGATGAGCGCCCCGGCCACCGGGGCGAGCAAATATTTCCAGAAATCCGGCGGCAGCCATTCCATGTCGCGCGTAACTCCCTGAATGAATTCGGTTGTCCGGGAGGCGGTCCCGGCAGGCGGGCACCATGGCCCAAATCGCGGACGGGGGCAAGGGCTACCAGCGGCGGCCCAGGCGGAGGAGCCAGTCCGGGTGAACCAGTCCGGTGTAAGGCTTACCCACTTGGGAAAGCTCCATGTCCCGGCCGTCCAGTTCAATGCCCTCGGCCCGCATGAGACGCAGGGGATAGCCGTCCGTCTCCGGGGCGAAGCGGTTGGCGGGCGTCAGGCGGACCCGTCCGCGCGGCCCGGCTTCGGCCGTCAGGGCGGCGGGGAAGAAGGCCGCTCCGCGCGTTTCGTCGGCCAGAGCCTGAAGGAGGGCGGCTGAGATGGCGGTGAAATCCTCCTTCCACAGCCGACGCCCCTGGCTGGGCAGGGTCTCGTTGCAGACGAAGGCGATGCGCCGCCCGGCCATGCCAGCGAATGTCTCCGGCAGCTTGGCGTCTCCTGCGACAATGCGTCCAAGCCCGAGGGAGCGGGTCAGGCGGTCGCCCCGCTCCCGAACGGCGGGGTCGCGTTCGATGCCAAGGCACTCGGGGTGCTCGAACCCGTTGCGCCGAGCCGCGCCGTGCATGGCCGCCATGAGGATGCCGCTGCCCGCGCCGATGTCCAGGCCCAGAAAGGGGGCGGGGCCGGAGACTGGCGTGTTCAGCACCTCCCGCAGCACGTGCGCCGTGCGGGGCAGATCCAGCAGCATGCACAGGGCGAAGCCGGAGTGCAGCAGGTCGCGCCGCAGTCCTTCTTTTCCGCGCAAACTCTCCGCCCCGCGTCTGCGGTTGGCGAAACGGTCCAGAAAGAGCGTCAGATCATCGTCGTCCACGGAGTCGAACTGGGAGCCGTGCGCGTAAGCGTGGCCGTATTTTGCCGCCAGGCGCAGCAGGAAGGGGCCATCCGGCTTGAAGTCGGGGGCGGCCAAGCGGTCCAGATCGTCCGTCAGCGAGGATGGCGGCGCGGCCGGTGCGCTCAGCAGGGGAACTCGCAGCCTGGGGCGTTCCAAAAGGCGGAGGGCCTGTTCCGTCAGCCGGGACAGGTCCGGGGACTGATGTTCCATGACGCCGGGTACCTAGCAGTTTTTATGCCAGAGGGGTTAAGTAAACGGGTCATGCCGCCGAAAGGAAACATACGAACCTGATATCCCATGGATTGGGAAAGGAGGTGCACCATGGATGTGAACCAAATCGGAGCGGGTCCCATGATGGATCTCGCGGTGCGCGCCCAGGAAAAGGATGTCCAAGCCCAGAAGGGTGAGTCCAACTCGGAGATGATGAAGGACATCCGCAAGGCCAGGTTGAACCGGCAGGTCCTCGCGGACCCGTCCCTGGCGGGTGAACTGGTGGCCACCGAGGCCTCCGCCACCTACAACGCCAGTGGCGAGGTCATCCAGGCCGTGTCCACGGACCTGGGCGACGTCTAGGCCACCTTCCGCCGAGAGAAGGTTCCGCGTGATGCGGATGAGAGGCCGCCCCCCGGCGTGGGGGGCGGCTTTTCATTTGGCGCGGGGGATGCCATGGAACGGACATGGACCTGACCGCCCGCCTGAACGAACTCCAACAGCTTCGCCACCGCCTGCTGCGTATCTCGGAGGAAGCCCCGCCGTCCGCCTGGCGGGGTGAGGGCGGCTGGCGGTTGGGCCAACTGCTGGAGCATCTTACCCTGGCCGAGCGCGACATGCTGGGCAGATTGCCTACCGTCCAGGAACTGCGGCGAAGGCCCAACCCGCCGCGCGGGCCGGTGAGTTGGCTGCGCCGCAAGGCCAGCCTGGCCGTACTGGAGTGGCCGCTTCCCATGCCCGTGACCGCGCCCCGGCTCCATCCCGGTGAAGGAATAGGGCTTGAAGAGGCGCACGCGGCCTGGGCGGAGGCCATGGGCTGGCTGCGGCGAATCGTGGATGGACTGGGGCCGGATGCGCACCGGCTGGCGGTGCTGCGCCACGTTTCCGCCGGGCGGATAACCTTGGCCGAAGCGGTGCGCATCGACATGGGGCACTTCCGCTTCCACGCCGGGCGCATCGAGCGGCTAGCCCTGGGGAGCGGCTAGGAAACGTCTTCCCGGTCCGAGGGAATCAGGCCTTCCCCTTCCAGGGCACCAGCTTCCGTTCCGCCACCCGCAGCAAAAGGTCCGTGGCGAAGGCTATCAGCCCGATGATCAGGATGCCCAGCACGACGACGTCCGTCACGAGGAATTCCGCGGCGTTGAGTATCATGAAGCCCAGCCCCTGGGATGCGGCCACCATTTCCGCGGCCACCAGGGTGGTCCAGGCGAAGCCCAGGCCGATGCGCATGCCGGTCAGGATTTCCGGCGTGGCCGCCTTGACGATGACGTGCCACAGCACCTGGGTGCGGGTGGCGCCCAGGCTGTAGGCGGCGTGGATCTGCTCCATGGTGGCCGAGCGCACCCCGGCGCGGGTGGAGATGACCATGGGCGCGAAGCAGGCCAGGTAGATGAGGATGACCTTGGAAACCTCGCCGATGCCGAACCAGATGATCATCAGCGGCAGGTAGGCCAGCGGGGGAATGGGGCGGTAGAACTCGATGGGCGGATCGGCCAGTCCCCGGGCCACGCGGGAGACGCCCATGGCCAGCCCCACGGGCACGGCCGTGAGGATGCACAGCAAGAACGCCCCGCCCACCCTGGAGATGGAGGCCAGCAGGTGGGTTGTCAGGGTCGCTCCGGCGAATCCGTCGGAGGAGGTCTCCTTGAAGCACTGCCAGACCTCGCCGGGGCTGGGCAGAAAGAGCGGCTCCACCAGCCCGGAGGCGGTGACCGTCCACCAAGCCAAAAGCAGCAGCGCGGCGGAGATGAAGCTGAGGGCCAGGCTGCGCCCCTGGCCGGGCATCCCGTAGACCTGGCTGGTGCGGCCGGGGCCGAAAAGGGCGCGCACCGGAAGCATCAGGCCGCTCCCGCCGTGAATGCGGCGGCGGACGCGCCGTTGGAGCCGAAGCCGCGCACCAGGGAGAGCACCTCCTCGCGGCGTTCGATGAAGTCCGGGCGGGACTTGATGGAGCGGGCGTCGCCCGTGCGCAGGTATTCGCTGCAGAAGGGCAGTTCCAGGGAGTGGACCACCCGCCCCGGCCTCGGCGAGAGCACCAGCAGCCGCGTGGCCAGGAAGAGGGCCTCCTCCACCGAGTGGGTGATGAAGAAGGCCATGGTCTCCTTCTCCGCCCAGATTTGCAGGATGAGCTCCTGCATGGACTCTCGGGTGAAGGCGTCCAGCGCGCCGAAGGGCTCGTCCATGAGCAGGATGCGCGGGTTGGCGGTCAGGGCGCGGGCCAGCCCGAGGCGCTGCTGCATGCCACCGGAGAGATGGTAAATCTGCTTGTGGGCGGCCTCGGCCAGCCCCAGCCGCTGGAGGTTGCGCATGGCCGCGGCCCGGCGCTCCTTTTTGCCCACGCCCTGCAGGCGCAGGCCGAAGGCGGCGTTGCCCAGCACGTTTTCCCAGGGCAGCAGGGCGTGCTGCTGAAAGACCACGCCGCGTTCGCGGCCCGGCCCGGTGATGGGCTCGCCGTCCAGGGTCAGGCGGCCGTGGGTGGGGCGGAGGAACCCGGCCATGAGGTTGAGCAGGGTGGTCTTGCCGCAGCCGGAAGGCCCAAGCGCCACAACGAACTCCCCGTCCCGGA is a genomic window of Desulfohalovibrio reitneri containing:
- a CDS encoding taurine ABC transporter ATP-binding protein, which encodes MSELVLEEVSLAYSDPDGQGETLALDEVDLTIRDGEFVVALGPSGCGKTTLLNLMAGFLRPTHGRLTLDGEPITGPGRERGVVFQQHALLPWENVLGNAAFGLRLQGVGKKERRAAAMRNLQRLGLAEAAHKQIYHLSGGMQQRLGLARALTANPRILLMDEPFGALDAFTRESMQELILQIWAEKETMAFFITHSVEEALFLATRLLVLSPRPGRVVHSLELPFCSEYLRTGDARSIKSRPDFIERREEVLSLVRGFGSNGASAAAFTAGAA
- a CDS encoding DinB family protein translates to MDLTARLNELQQLRHRLLRISEEAPPSAWRGEGGWRLGQLLEHLTLAERDMLGRLPTVQELRRRPNPPRGPVSWLRRKASLAVLEWPLPMPVTAPRLHPGEGIGLEEAHAAWAEAMGWLRRIVDGLGPDAHRLAVLRHVSAGRITLAEAVRIDMGHFRFHAGRIERLALGSG
- a CDS encoding ABC transporter permease subunit, which encodes MLPVRALFGPGRTSQVYGMPGQGRSLALSFISAALLLLAWWTVTASGLVEPLFLPSPGEVWQCFKETSSDGFAGATLTTHLLASISRVGGAFLLCILTAVPVGLAMGVSRVARGLADPPIEFYRPIPPLAYLPLMIIWFGIGEVSKVILIYLACFAPMVISTRAGVRSATMEQIHAAYSLGATRTQVLWHVIVKAATPEILTGMRIGLGFAWTTLVAAEMVAASQGLGFMILNAAEFLVTDVVVLGILIIGLIAFATDLLLRVAERKLVPWKGKA